Proteins encoded in a region of the Armatimonadota bacterium genome:
- a CDS encoding antibiotic hydrolase codes for MRKAKWWRTVLTIGACAVGVGFLVRTVLCNLQPPVKKQTVMVPMRDGVRLATDIYFPEGDGPFPVILLRSPYDRKLGEGIAQDAARRGYVMVIQNTRGRFGSEGENLPFETDGWGKLRDGEDTVEWIARQPWCNGKIGTWGGSALGITQYLLAGTGTKKITAQHITVGAPNPYNGVVYWGGVFRKAMIEDWLRISAFSPDALKIWTSHPTYDAYWRERDMTTRYRFANAPAIHIGGWYDIFAQGTIDAFVGMQTRGAPGARGKQKLVMGPWTHGVFQEKAGELTFPNAKTPPITAHDIWKWFDHYLKGVDNGVDREPAVTYYVMGDVTDRNAPGNEWRTADRWPPVPATPTPFYLHSDRSLSTQKPEGGGTLSYTYDPQNPVPTVGGPRLTLPAGAMDQRKIESRPDVLVFTSEPLREPMEVTGRVRVILWASSDAPDTDFVAKLCDVYPDGRSINICEGILRARFREGFSREKLMKPGTPYRFEIDLWSTSIIFNKGHRIRLHITSSNAPAFDPNPNTGEPFRASERTRPAHNTIYMDAKRPSHILLPVVRK; via the coding sequence ATGCGTAAAGCGAAATGGTGGCGAACGGTATTGACGATTGGTGCGTGCGCTGTCGGCGTCGGTTTTCTGGTTCGGACGGTTCTCTGTAATCTGCAACCACCGGTCAAGAAACAAACGGTGATGGTGCCGATGCGCGACGGCGTGCGCCTGGCGACCGACATCTACTTCCCCGAAGGCGACGGACCCTTCCCCGTTATTCTTCTGCGTTCCCCGTACGACCGCAAACTGGGTGAGGGCATCGCGCAAGACGCGGCGCGGCGGGGCTATGTGATGGTGATCCAGAACACGCGCGGGCGGTTCGGCTCGGAAGGGGAGAACCTGCCCTTCGAAACCGACGGCTGGGGCAAGCTACGCGACGGCGAGGACACTGTAGAGTGGATTGCCCGACAGCCCTGGTGCAACGGCAAAATCGGCACATGGGGTGGCTCTGCATTAGGCATCACGCAGTACCTGCTGGCGGGTACGGGCACGAAAAAGATTACTGCTCAACACATCACCGTCGGCGCACCGAACCCGTACAATGGCGTAGTATACTGGGGAGGGGTATTCCGCAAGGCGATGATTGAGGACTGGTTGCGTATCAGCGCGTTCAGCCCCGACGCGCTCAAAATCTGGACATCCCATCCCACCTATGATGCCTACTGGCGCGAACGCGACATGACCACCCGCTATCGCTTCGCCAATGCGCCCGCCATCCATATCGGCGGATGGTACGACATCTTCGCGCAGGGGACGATAGACGCCTTCGTGGGGATGCAAACACGAGGTGCACCTGGCGCGCGCGGCAAGCAGAAGCTGGTGATGGGACCGTGGACGCACGGCGTGTTTCAGGAGAAAGCGGGCGAGCTGACCTTTCCCAACGCTAAGACCCCCCCTATCACCGCGCACGACATCTGGAAATGGTTCGACCACTACCTCAAAGGCGTGGACAACGGCGTAGACCGCGAGCCGGCGGTGACCTACTACGTGATGGGCGATGTGACCGACCGCAACGCCCCTGGCAACGAGTGGCGCACCGCCGACAGGTGGCCCCCTGTTCCTGCTACACCAACCCCTTTCTACCTGCACTCGGATCGCTCTCTATCCACGCAAAAGCCTGAGGGAGGCGGCACGCTCAGTTACACTTACGACCCCCAAAACCCTGTACCGACGGTGGGCGGACCGCGCCTCACCCTGCCCGCTGGGGCGATGGACCAGCGCAAGATAGAGAGCCGTCCCGACGTACTGGTGTTCACCAGCGAGCCACTGCGCGAGCCGATGGAGGTTACAGGCAGGGTGAGGGTGATACTGTGGGCGTCCAGCGACGCACCCGATACCGATTTTGTGGCGAAGCTGTGTGACGTGTATCCCGATGGACGCTCTATCAACATCTGCGAGGGCATCCTGCGCGCCCGTTTCCGAGAAGGTTTCTCCAGAGAGAAACTGATGAAGCCGGGCACCCCCTACCGCTTCGAGATAGACCTGTGGAGCACCAGTATCATATTCAATAAAGGGCACCGCATTCGGCTGCACATCACCTCCAGTAACGCGCCCGCCTTTGACCCCAACCCGAACACCGGCGAACCCTTCCGCGCCAGCGAGCGCACCCGCCCGGCGCACAACACGATATATATGGACGCCAAACGCCCGAGCCACATCCTGCTGCCGGTGGTGCGGAAGTAA